The genomic DNA CGCTGACGAGAGCCATAGAAGCTTCCTCAAGGACCCTAGCCGATCTCCTGAAAATAGATGAAAGCCTAGCGTTCTGGAGCTTAATGGAGCCTACGAAGGAGGAGTACGGAGACGCCGCCTTTCCTGCCATAAGGTATACGAAGGACGTGAGCTCCTTGATGATCAAGCTGCGGGAGACGCTTCGAGAGAAATATGGCATAAATTACGTTTCGCTAAGAGAGCTCAATGGCTTCCTGAACATTTACTTCGAGGGACCTGATCTCGCAAGGGCTGTTATTAGATGGCTCAGGGAGAAGGGGTCGATGGAAGTGCCCACCGTTGCAAAGCCGCTGACGATAGTTGTCGAGCACACCAGTGCTAACCCCATACATCCGCTTCACATAGGTCACACCAGGAATGCCTGCATAGGCGACTCTTTGGCCAGACTCCTCTCCACGCGAGGGCATAAGGTCGTTAGAAGGTTCTACATAGATGACATGGGGCGGCAGGTAGCTATAGCCGCCTTAGGGTTCAAGCTCCTTAACGTTAGGCCAAACGATTTAGTTAAAGGGCTGAAGGTAAAGCCCGATAAGTTAGTTGGATGGGTCTACGCGGTTACGAGCACAACCATTGACGCCATTAAGGCGAGGACCTCTGGCGACCTTGAGGAGGCCGAGAAGTTGGCCTCAGCGCTTGCCAGACTTAAGTCTCAGGACCCTGGCAACCTCTTTGACAGGCTCTACAACTCTGTCTTGGCGCTTAAGGACCCGGAGGCCGAGGTCTCGTCAATAAACATAAGGTATGAGCAGGGCCTTGAGCCCGAGAGGAGCCTGATCAGGGAGCTAGTCGGACTTGTCCTAGAGGGGTTCAGGCAGTCACTGAGCAGGATTGGGGTAAGCTTTGATGAATGGGACTGGGAGAGCGACTTAGTCTGGAACGGCATGGTGAGGGGACTGGTGGAGCAGGCTAAAAGAAGCGCGTTTTACATTAAGTACAAGGACGCTGACGCTGTAGACGTGCCTTCCATAATATCTAAGGTCCTTGCATCAGACCCTGAGGCCTCCTCTGCGATAAAGGTCCCCAAGGGGCTAGAGATACCGCCTCTGATATTGCTCAGGAGTGATGGCTCAACCCTCTACACAACGCGGGACCTCGCTTATACGCTGCTCAAGTATAGGTCCTCTAGCGCTGATAAGGTCATAAACGTAATAGGCGCTGACCAGAGGCTACCCCAGCTTCAGCTCAGGATAGCGCTCCTAGGTCTTGGCTATAGGAAAGAGGCCATTAATACCATTCACTACGACTATGAGATGGTCAGGCTGCCTACGGGCGCCATGCATGGAAGGAGAGGAGAGTACGTGACGCTGGACGAAGTCCTAGACTACGCTAAGTCAAGAGCCCTTGAAGAGGTCAGGTCGAGGAACCCCGACGCAGAGGGCGAATGGGCTGAGAAGACCGCTGAGGCCATAGCGGTTGGCGCCCTAAGGTACTCCATGGTTCAGGCCAGGGCCTCTAAGCCGCTCACGTTTAACGTTGAAAAGGCGTTGAACCTCAAGGAGAGCAGTGGCCCATACCTTCAGTACACCTATGTCAGAGCTAATAACATACTTGAGAAGCACGGCCCCATAGACCTTGAGGGGGCAGGCCCTGAGGCGTTAACGGGGCAGAGGAGGAAGCTGATGGTCAAGGCCCTGAGGACCCCCCTAGTCATAGCCAAGGCGGCCGACGATCTAGCTCCTGAGGACCTAGTAGGGCACCTGGTAGGCCTCGCGGATGACTTCAATGCGTGGTACGAGGTGGACACGGTTATACATGAGCCCGATAGGCCCGTCAGGGAGCTCAAGGCGGTCATAACATACATCGTTAAGGAGGCCCTAGGCCTCGGTATGAGCGTCCTGGGGATACCCCTGTTGAGGAGGATGTGAGAAGTGCCGTATCACATAACAGCATTGTCTATACCTGAGCGCGTACTTCTCACTGGTGACCCTGACAGGGCCGCGCTCTTCGCTGAGTCGCTCCTCAGGCAGCCTGAGCTCCTCTCTAGGTCAAGGGGTTTCATGGTTTACAGAGGGCTCTTTGAGGACGTTCCTGTAGGTATAGTGTCACACGGAATCGGAGGGCCCAGCGCGCTGATAGTGGTGGAAGAGCTCAACATGATAGGGGCTAGGAAATTGGTCAGAGTTGGCACCGCAGGCTCCTTGACGCCGGACCTGAGGGTAGGTGACATCATTGTCGCAAAGGGCGCTGGCCTCTCGTGCGGGGGCGGAGGCCTCAGCCTCTACTACCCGCCTGGCGTATGCCCGGTGCCGTCGCCAGACCCTGAGCTCACGCTTGCCCTGCTTAGTAAAGCCGTCTCTGAAGGCCTCTCCCCTAGGCTCGCACTGGTGTTCTCAAGTGATTCCTTCTATGCTGAGGATGAGAGCTTTTCAGGCAGGCTTAGGTCACTTGGCTTCAGCGCGGTCGAGATGGAATGCGGACCCCTGCTTTCCTTGGCCAACCTCAGGGGGCTTAGGGCCTCCTGCATATTAGTCATCAGTAATGTGGTCGGACACGCCAAGTCGCCGCCTAACCAAGGGGTCTTAAGGGAGGCCCTGCTTACGGCCGCCAAGGTGGCGCTGAAAGCCCTGGTCTCACTTAAGCCCTAGCTCATCGCCCTCCACTAGTAACGAGTCCCTGTGCATCAGCTGGGAGTACTTTAATGCCAACGGGCCTCTGTCCCCTTCAAGTACAAAATAGCCTCCCCAGGCCCCAATGACCCTGAAGCTTTTCCCGACAAGCGGCTCTGCCTCCGCCAATATGGGCCTGTGAGGTACGTCAGCAGTTACGGTAAGGATCTCGCCTGACCACTGCTCCCCAAGCACCTTTGAAGCCCTCTCAGCGAACTCCGCAAGCCTCGTAGCGGAGAAGTAAAGGTCAAGGCCAAGGACCCATTTATGTCTCCAGCTTTCGACCCCCACACCCTCCTTGGACAGCGTCATCTCGGCCCTGCGGGCCTTGTAGAGGCTGTCGGTGACCATTAGCACAGTGGCAGTGACGTGGGGCTGCTCAGCTATTCTCTCAAGGAGCCTGAACCTGCGCGTTGTCCCGACCTTAGGTCTGTCACCCCCGAAGTCTACCATGTAGACTACATACTCCCCCTGCACCTTCTTATCAACAGCCTTACAGGCCTCCAGGGCCTCAGGGGACCTGCTGTCAAGGCAAAGGGTGTAAATGGCTCTATCGGTTCGCCTGTGCTTAGAGCAGAACCCTTCAGCCGGCACAGGGCAGTAGAGCCTCTTGGTAGGGTCGTCAGCCTCCTCGAGGGGGCCGTTATGCCACTGACAATAGGAGGTCCAGGGCTTCTGAGATATCCTCAGGGGGCCTCTGAACGGAAAGACATCCGA from uncultured Acidilobus sp. JCHS includes the following:
- a CDS encoding Uridine phosphorylase; the protein is MSIPERVLLTGDPDRAALFAESLLRQPELLSRSRGFMVYRGLFEDVPVGIVSHGIGGPSALIVVEELNMIGARKLVRVGTAGSLTPDLRVGDIIVAKGAGLSCGGGGLSLYYPPGVCPVPSPDPELTLALLSKAVSEGLSPRLALVFSSDSFYAEDESFSGRLRSLGFSAVEMECGPLLSLANLRGLRASCILVISNVVGHAKSPPNQGVLREALLTAAKVALKALVSLKP
- a CDS encoding arginyl-tRNA synthetase gives rise to the protein MDPLTRAIEASSRTLADLLKIDESLAFWSLMEPTKEEYGDAAFPAIRYTKDVSSLMIKLRETLREKYGINYVSLRELNGFLNIYFEGPDLARAVIRWLREKGSMEVPTVAKPLTIVVEHTSANPIHPLHIGHTRNACIGDSLARLLSTRGHKVVRRFYIDDMGRQVAIAALGFKLLNVRPNDLVKGLKVKPDKLVGWVYAVTSTTIDAIKARTSGDLEEAEKLASALARLKSQDPGNLFDRLYNSVLALKDPEAEVSSINIRYEQGLEPERSLIRELVGLVLEGFRQSLSRIGVSFDEWDWESDLVWNGMVRGLVEQAKRSAFYIKYKDADAVDVPSIISKVLASDPEASSAIKVPKGLEIPPLILLRSDGSTLYTTRDLAYTLLKYRSSSADKVINVIGADQRLPQLQLRIALLGLGYRKEAINTIHYDYEMVRLPTGAMHGRRGEYVTLDEVLDYAKSRALEEVRSRNPDAEGEWAEKTAEAIAVGALRYSMVQARASKPLTFNVEKALNLKESSGPYLQYTYVRANNILEKHGPIDLEGAGPEALTGQRRKLMVKALRTPLVIAKAADDLAPEDLVGHLVGLADDFNAWYEVDTVIHEPDRPVRELKAVITYIVKEALGLGMSVLGIPLLRRM